A window of Corallococcus macrosporus DSM 14697 contains these coding sequences:
- a CDS encoding SPFH domain-containing protein — MVIGYMKAAPTTYVMRFEGGKVVREGAGLSFFYWKPSATLVSVPLSSADVPFVFNEVSRDFQAVTLQGQLTWRVTDPRRLASLLDYSLGPTGRYQSDDPEKLEERLVQVAQVRARSVVQGLTLREVLVRSDAIEQQVLAALSVAEPVKALGVEVMAFSLLSVKPAPEMARALEAEAREALQRGADEAIYARRNAAVEQERRIKESELATELAVEERQRQIREARMAADIAVEEQRAALMTRWSDNERQAADARAYALEKTLAPVRGVDWKTLMATSASGGDPALNIALAFREMAENAQRIGELNVSPDLLQSLVGGPGRAQPPAQGGKGRER, encoded by the coding sequence ATGGTCATCGGCTACATGAAGGCGGCACCGACGACGTACGTGATGCGGTTCGAGGGAGGGAAGGTGGTCCGGGAGGGGGCGGGGCTCTCGTTCTTCTACTGGAAGCCGTCGGCGACGCTGGTGTCGGTGCCCCTGTCCAGCGCGGACGTGCCCTTCGTGTTCAACGAGGTGTCGCGGGACTTCCAGGCGGTGACGCTGCAGGGGCAGCTCACGTGGCGTGTCACGGACCCGCGCCGGCTGGCCTCGCTCCTGGACTACTCCCTGGGCCCCACGGGGCGCTACCAGTCGGATGACCCGGAGAAGCTGGAGGAGCGGCTGGTGCAGGTGGCGCAGGTGCGGGCGCGCTCGGTGGTGCAGGGGTTGACGCTGCGCGAGGTGCTGGTGCGCTCGGACGCCATCGAGCAGCAGGTGCTGGCGGCCCTGTCCGTCGCGGAGCCGGTGAAGGCGCTGGGCGTGGAGGTGATGGCCTTCTCGCTGCTGTCGGTGAAGCCGGCGCCGGAGATGGCGCGGGCGCTGGAGGCCGAGGCGCGCGAGGCGCTACAGCGCGGCGCGGATGAGGCCATCTACGCGCGCCGCAACGCCGCGGTGGAGCAGGAGCGGCGCATCAAGGAGAGCGAGCTGGCCACGGAGCTGGCGGTGGAGGAGCGGCAGCGCCAGATTCGCGAGGCGAGGATGGCCGCGGACATCGCCGTGGAGGAGCAGCGCGCCGCGCTGATGACGCGCTGGAGCGACAATGAGCGGCAGGCCGCGGACGCCCGCGCCTACGCGCTGGAGAAGACGCTGGCGCCCGTGCGCGGGGTGGACTGGAAGACGCTGATGGCCACGTCGGCCAGTGGCGGGGACCCGGCGCTCAACATCGCCCTGGCGTTCCGGGAGATGGCGGAGAACGCGCAGCGCATTGGCGAGCTCAACGTGTCGCCGGACCTGTTGCAGTCGCTGGTGGGCGGGCCGGGCCGGGCGCAGCCGCCCGCGCAGGGCGGCAAGGGCCGCGAGCGCTGA
- the rpmB gene encoding 50S ribosomal protein L28, with amino-acid sequence MSKVCQVTGKRPLVGNTVSHANNRHKRRSLPNLQWHRFWVPSMSRFVKLRVSAHGIRIINQRGIDRVVRELLAEGVKL; translated from the coding sequence ATGTCGAAGGTCTGCCAGGTCACCGGGAAGCGGCCGCTCGTCGGCAACACCGTGTCCCACGCCAACAACCGGCACAAGCGGCGCTCGCTGCCGAACCTCCAGTGGCACCGCTTCTGGGTGCCCAGCATGAGCCGCTTCGTGAAGCTGCGGGTCAGCGCACACGGCATCCGCATCATCAACCAGCGCGGCATCGACCGCGTGGTGCGGGAGCTGCTCGCGGAGGGAGTGAAGCTCTGA
- a CDS encoding imm11 family protein codes for MFRRLTEALRVLTRRSPRNSPGSTPGAPRQLLLSDVPADARPRTKPAARRAPPRPTRPARYFDLHDDFRIPGRPELSDPVAVDPRQKLDSVWLFTSGARVRGVGRLRLKVTPPGPPLDFSLAGAGLTPIVSARVASVFRELAPHDVQLLPVEVEDRSEPHFILVATRLVRCIDDRACAEAIPYTAADGLPERVGHYRSISGLRVDPTRTNGARVFRTWGWPVSLIVSEGIKEALEHARITGARFAEVTEPPRKPRRKKAAAKKSRPKRR; via the coding sequence ATGTTCAGGCGGCTCACCGAGGCGCTCCGCGTGCTGACGCGACGCTCCCCGAGAAACAGCCCCGGCTCCACGCCTGGAGCCCCGCGGCAACTGCTCCTTTCCGACGTGCCCGCGGACGCGCGGCCCCGGACGAAGCCGGCCGCGCGCCGCGCACCGCCGCGCCCCACCCGCCCCGCGCGCTACTTCGACCTCCACGACGACTTCCGCATCCCCGGCCGGCCCGAGCTGAGCGACCCGGTGGCCGTGGACCCGCGGCAGAAGCTGGACTCCGTGTGGCTGTTCACCTCCGGCGCCCGGGTGCGCGGCGTGGGGAGGCTGCGCCTGAAGGTGACGCCCCCAGGGCCGCCGCTGGACTTCTCGCTCGCGGGCGCCGGGCTCACCCCCATCGTCTCCGCGCGCGTGGCCTCCGTCTTCCGGGAGCTGGCGCCCCACGACGTCCAACTGCTGCCCGTGGAGGTGGAGGACCGCAGCGAGCCTCACTTCATCCTCGTCGCCACCCGGCTGGTGCGCTGCATCGACGACCGGGCCTGCGCGGAGGCCATCCCCTACACCGCGGCGGACGGCCTGCCCGAGCGCGTGGGGCACTACCGCAGCATCAGCGGCCTGCGGGTGGACCCCACCCGGACGAACGGCGCCCGGGTCTTCCGCACCTGGGGCTGGCCGGTGAGCCTCATCGTCTCCGAGGGCATCAAGGAAGCCCTGGAGCACGCCCGCATCACCGGCGCGCGCTTCGCCGAGGTGACGGAGCCGCCTCGCAAGCCCCGCCGGAAGAAGGCCGCCGCGAAGAAGTCCCGGCCGAAGCGGCGCTGA
- a CDS encoding PTS sugar transporter subunit IIB, which yields MITLVRVDNRLIHGQVVEAWLPFLKVARVVVADDEAASSPLIRAAMALAVQSAIEVQILPLSQVDFAALSKDGVRTLVLLRDVASVPFAHAHGLALDELNLGNVHFGTGRRQVSPSVFLAEAELTTLQQLADQGVRVAARAVPAEKPVDLPDLRERWAKAG from the coding sequence GTGATCACCCTGGTCCGCGTCGACAACCGCCTCATCCATGGTCAGGTCGTCGAGGCCTGGCTCCCGTTCCTCAAAGTCGCCCGGGTGGTCGTGGCGGATGACGAGGCGGCCTCCAGCCCCCTCATCCGCGCCGCCATGGCGCTGGCCGTCCAGAGCGCCATCGAGGTGCAGATTCTGCCCTTGTCCCAGGTGGACTTCGCCGCCCTGTCCAAGGACGGCGTGCGCACCCTGGTGCTGCTGCGGGACGTGGCCTCGGTGCCCTTCGCGCATGCGCACGGGCTGGCCCTGGATGAGCTGAACCTGGGCAACGTGCATTTCGGCACCGGCCGCAGGCAGGTCTCCCCGTCCGTGTTCCTGGCGGAGGCGGAGCTGACGACGCTCCAGCAGCTCGCCGACCAGGGCGTCCGGGTGGCCGCCCGGGCGGTGCCCGCCGAGAAGCCCGTGGACCTGCCGGACCTCCGCGAGCGGTGGGCGAAGGCCGGGTGA
- a CDS encoding metallophosphoesterase family protein: MRIAVISDLHLGRRDAADHFGHDDSGFLRFLRFLEGNFERIVLLGDIYETLTPRTPGRKVAELMAARAAHPEIVRRFELPRYHYIHGNHDLVAGTVLGAPEQLILEADGVRLLFTHGHHHDWMIRKARLLSEAAVWAGAWLRRMRLRAMFRWFQALDLKITNALPDPERCTFQRWAVARANAHHADIVVTGHTHLGLKVEHGSKLFLNSGTCSEGQFSFLSLDTRTANYSLHTSW, translated from the coding sequence ATGCGGATCGCGGTGATTTCGGACCTACATCTCGGGCGGCGAGACGCCGCCGACCACTTCGGGCACGACGACTCCGGCTTCCTGCGCTTCCTCCGTTTCTTGGAAGGCAACTTCGAGCGCATCGTGCTGCTGGGGGACATCTACGAGACGCTCACCCCACGCACGCCCGGGCGGAAGGTGGCGGAGCTGATGGCGGCCCGGGCGGCGCATCCGGAAATCGTCCGGCGCTTCGAGCTGCCGCGCTACCACTACATCCACGGCAACCACGACCTGGTGGCCGGCACGGTGCTGGGCGCGCCCGAGCAGCTGATTCTGGAGGCGGACGGGGTGCGCCTGCTCTTCACCCACGGCCACCATCACGACTGGATGATTCGCAAGGCGCGCCTGCTGTCGGAGGCGGCGGTGTGGGCCGGAGCGTGGCTGCGGCGGATGCGGCTGCGGGCGATGTTCCGGTGGTTCCAGGCGTTGGACCTGAAAATCACCAACGCCCTGCCAGACCCGGAGCGTTGCACCTTCCAGCGCTGGGCGGTGGCGCGGGCCAACGCGCACCACGCGGACATCGTCGTCACCGGCCACACCCACCTGGGCCTCAAGGTGGAGCACGGCAGCAAGCTCTTCCTCAACAGCGGGACGTGCTCGGAGGGGCAGTTCTCCTTCCTCAGCCTGGACACGCGCACCGCCAACTACTCGCTGCACACCTCCTGGTAG
- a CDS encoding PTS sugar transporter subunit IIA: protein MVGLVVAAHGRLAEELVSTAEQIVGELPAVATCNIEPGTPVEDLRAKMKQAVARVDEGSGVIILADLFGGTPCKESLMMCQRMNVEVLAGVNLPMLLKANSLRSEQLSLPEMANQLASHGQRNITCASALLREAQQPRT, encoded by the coding sequence ATGGTCGGCCTCGTCGTCGCAGCGCACGGACGTCTGGCGGAGGAGCTGGTCTCCACCGCGGAGCAGATCGTGGGAGAGCTTCCCGCGGTGGCTACTTGCAACATCGAGCCTGGGACTCCCGTCGAGGACCTCCGGGCGAAGATGAAGCAAGCGGTCGCCCGCGTGGATGAGGGCTCTGGTGTCATCATCCTGGCCGACCTCTTCGGAGGTACGCCCTGTAAGGAATCGCTGATGATGTGTCAGCGAATGAATGTGGAGGTCCTTGCGGGCGTCAACCTGCCCATGCTGCTGAAGGCGAACTCGCTCCGGTCGGAGCAGTTGTCGCTACCGGAGATGGCCAACCAGCTGGCTTCCCATGGCCAGCGCAACATCACCTGCGCATCCGCCCTGCTTCGCGAGGCCCAGCAGCCGCGAACTTGA
- a CDS encoding PTS sugar transporter subunit IIC: MSVVWTQVALAGLWGGLVALERKAFLQAMLSRPLVAATVMGAILDDVASGLAIGMLLELFFLGTANLGAALPENDTLAATGTSAAAATLSAATGSGSTPAIWALAVLLFIGLGRVGRKGDRLLEGYTARLARVALASAEAGNLTRAMRQNLWGMWPHFGVYGALTALCALLGFFIEPLLQALPPVVVRGLAWAWPAMASVAAAIAAQGSHARRAPLYAGLGAALVTASVVSVLLLEAR, translated from the coding sequence GTGAGCGTCGTCTGGACCCAGGTGGCGCTGGCGGGGCTGTGGGGCGGACTGGTGGCACTGGAGCGCAAGGCGTTCCTCCAGGCCATGCTGTCCCGGCCCCTGGTCGCCGCCACCGTCATGGGCGCCATCCTGGATGACGTGGCCTCGGGGCTGGCCATTGGCATGCTCCTGGAGCTGTTCTTCCTGGGCACCGCCAACCTGGGCGCCGCGCTGCCGGAGAACGACACCCTGGCGGCCACCGGCACCAGCGCCGCGGCGGCCACGCTGTCCGCGGCCACGGGCTCGGGCTCCACGCCGGCCATCTGGGCGCTCGCCGTGCTGCTCTTCATCGGCCTGGGGCGCGTGGGCCGCAAGGGTGACCGGCTGCTGGAGGGCTACACGGCGCGGCTGGCCCGGGTGGCGCTGGCCTCCGCGGAGGCGGGGAACCTCACCCGGGCGATGCGGCAGAACCTGTGGGGCATGTGGCCCCACTTCGGGGTGTACGGGGCGCTCACCGCGCTGTGCGCGCTGCTGGGCTTCTTCATTGAGCCGCTGCTCCAGGCGCTGCCCCCGGTGGTGGTGCGCGGGCTGGCGTGGGCCTGGCCGGCCATGGCGTCCGTGGCGGCGGCCATCGCGGCGCAGGGCAGCCACGCGCGCCGCGCGCCGCTCTACGCGGGGCTGGGCGCGGCGCTGGTGACGGCCTCCGTCGTGAGCGTCCTCCTCCTGGAGGCGCGATGA
- a CDS encoding DUF1826 domain-containing protein, translating into MQPALRPLAPASHAFVWTPEELAGIYREEVNLCVWRRGLDTPLAHWLSDVTATRELDVIARVQADAPDLRRRLDGLPQGPRFEAWLEDVHFLLHLYADLFGATELGVRLHILAKDMCPRFHVDRVGVRLLCTYAGPSTEWLENVHVVRGALGATGDVTRPGAPVHALERFDVALLKGESWPGNQGNGAVHRSPAIAGSGRRRLFLSIEAL; encoded by the coding sequence ATGCAACCCGCCCTCCGTCCCCTCGCGCCGGCCTCCCACGCCTTCGTGTGGACGCCCGAGGAGCTCGCGGGCATCTACCGCGAGGAGGTCAACCTGTGCGTGTGGCGCCGGGGCCTGGACACGCCGCTGGCGCACTGGCTCAGCGACGTGACGGCCACGCGTGAGCTGGACGTCATCGCCCGGGTCCAGGCCGACGCGCCTGACTTGCGGCGCCGGCTGGACGGGTTGCCTCAAGGGCCGCGGTTCGAAGCCTGGCTCGAGGACGTGCACTTCCTGCTGCACCTGTACGCGGACCTGTTCGGCGCGACAGAGCTGGGCGTGCGCCTGCACATCCTGGCCAAGGACATGTGCCCCCGCTTCCACGTGGACCGCGTGGGCGTCCGGCTGCTCTGCACCTACGCGGGGCCCTCCACCGAGTGGCTGGAGAACGTCCACGTGGTGCGCGGCGCACTGGGCGCCACGGGCGACGTGACGCGGCCCGGCGCGCCCGTCCACGCGTTGGAGCGCTTCGACGTGGCGCTCCTCAAGGGCGAGTCCTGGCCCGGCAATCAGGGCAACGGCGCCGTGCACCGCTCCCCCGCCATCGCCGGCAGTGGCCGGCGGCGGCTCTTCCTTTCCATCGAAGCACTCTAG
- a CDS encoding peroxiredoxin — translation MAKTKLLKQGDAVPDITLTGAGNQPVRLRDLVGQKVLVVYFYPKDDSPGCTAQACGLRDQYEDFVAAGAEVVGISGDSVGSHEGFAAKHRLPFKLLSDARGEAREAFGVSTSFLGLLPGRVTFVVDRSGIVRDSFESQLRVGEHVRRALELVRTLAQEGTAPASK, via the coding sequence ATGGCGAAGACGAAGCTCTTGAAGCAAGGCGATGCGGTACCGGACATCACCCTCACCGGCGCGGGCAATCAGCCGGTGCGGCTGCGCGACCTGGTGGGTCAGAAGGTGTTGGTCGTCTACTTCTACCCGAAGGATGACTCGCCTGGCTGCACGGCGCAGGCGTGCGGGCTGAGGGACCAGTACGAGGACTTCGTCGCGGCCGGCGCGGAGGTGGTGGGCATCAGCGGCGACTCGGTGGGTTCGCACGAGGGCTTCGCCGCGAAGCACCGGCTGCCCTTCAAGCTGCTCAGCGACGCGCGCGGCGAGGCGCGCGAGGCCTTCGGCGTGTCCACGTCGTTCCTCGGCCTGCTGCCCGGGCGTGTCACCTTCGTGGTGGACCGGTCCGGCATCGTCCGCGACAGCTTCGAATCGCAGCTTCGCGTGGGCGAGCACGTCCGGCGCGCGCTGGAGCTGGTGCGCACGCTGGCGCAGGAAGGCACCGCCCCCGCCTCGAAGTAG
- the rpsN gene encoding 30S ribosomal protein S14, producing the protein MAKKSKVARNEQRKALVAKYAKRRAALKARIRDTTLSHEERRAAQDALASLPRDSNPNRVTNRCTLTGRPRGNLRRFGLSRIAFREKALRGEIPGVVKSSW; encoded by the coding sequence ATGGCGAAGAAGAGCAAGGTCGCGCGCAACGAGCAGCGCAAGGCGCTGGTCGCGAAGTACGCGAAGCGCCGCGCGGCGCTGAAAGCGCGCATTCGCGACACCACCCTCTCCCATGAGGAGCGGCGCGCCGCGCAGGACGCGCTGGCGTCCCTGCCCCGGGACTCGAACCCCAACCGCGTGACGAACCGCTGCACGCTGACGGGGAGGCCTCGGGGCAACCTGAGGCGCTTCGGCCTGTCGCGCATCGCGTTCCGCGAGAAGGCGCTCCGGGGCGAGATTCCCGGCGTCGTCAAATCGAGCTGGTGA
- a CDS encoding NAD+ kinase encodes MYEKIVLVTRRTRLAGLVERFNTKKQAKFYVEHAGQDFDEFSREDEAYRRNVDTLRESLSFGLPVQQVDRSLVPTFLFTGKEVVVVAGQDGLVANVAKYVGEQPLVGVNPDPERFDGVLLPCSVAGARGAVRKVLEDTAAFRRVTLAEARLADGQRLLAFNDLFIGARSHVSARYRLRTGDQEEAQSSSGVVVSTGAGATGWLSSIFNLARGVTAHAGGVPGAPLRLDWEDPRLVFVVREPFASRHSGASLVMGDVTEARELVLESRMASEGVIFSDGVEEDFLRFGAGATARIRPAKQRARLVVG; translated from the coding sequence ATGTACGAGAAGATCGTGCTCGTCACCCGCCGCACCCGCCTGGCGGGGCTGGTGGAGCGCTTCAACACGAAGAAGCAGGCGAAGTTCTACGTGGAGCACGCGGGGCAGGACTTCGACGAGTTCTCCCGGGAGGACGAGGCCTACCGGCGCAACGTGGACACGCTGCGGGAGTCGCTGTCCTTCGGGCTGCCGGTGCAGCAGGTGGACCGGAGCCTGGTGCCCACCTTCCTCTTCACCGGCAAGGAGGTGGTGGTCGTCGCGGGGCAGGACGGGCTGGTGGCCAACGTGGCCAAGTACGTGGGGGAGCAGCCGCTGGTGGGCGTGAACCCGGACCCGGAGCGCTTCGACGGGGTGCTGTTGCCCTGCTCGGTGGCGGGCGCGCGCGGCGCGGTGCGGAAGGTGCTGGAGGACACGGCGGCCTTCAGGCGCGTGACGCTGGCGGAGGCGCGGCTGGCGGACGGGCAGCGGCTGCTGGCCTTCAATGACTTGTTCATCGGGGCGCGCTCCCATGTCTCCGCGCGCTACCGGCTGCGCACCGGGGACCAGGAGGAGGCCCAGTCCTCCAGCGGCGTGGTGGTGTCCACGGGCGCGGGCGCCACCGGGTGGCTGTCCTCCATCTTCAACCTGGCGCGAGGCGTGACGGCGCACGCGGGCGGGGTGCCGGGGGCGCCCCTGCGCCTGGACTGGGAGGACCCGCGCCTGGTCTTCGTGGTGCGCGAGCCCTTCGCCAGCCGCCACTCGGGCGCCAGCCTGGTGATGGGCGACGTGACGGAGGCGCGCGAGCTGGTGCTGGAGTCGCGGATGGCGTCGGAGGGCGTCATCTTCAGCGACGGGGTGGAGGAGGACTTCCTTCGTTTCGGCGCGGGGGCCACCGCGCGCATCCGCCCCGCGAAGCAGCGCGCGCGGCTGGTGGTGGGCTGA
- a CDS encoding ROK family transcriptional regulator has translation MRVGTAVTTVDAAGMRAQNSSLLLNMIWRERQISRAELARRTELSPSTVSAIVADLERSGLVRSIGAGVSRGGRRPTLIGFCDDAFSLIGVEMGATHVTAVLTDLRGRVRAHRHANHAVREDPKGTLQKVRELVQEVLDAERVPRRSVAGMGIAVPSPVHPSAPGRLSPLLVPAWRDYDVQEALRSAFGLPVFVDNDANLGALSECYWGAGVNGEDLAYIKLATGIGSGHIIHGDVYRGAGGTAGEISHMAVDSSGPQCVCGLRGCLVTLIGSAALLERARELLGRKDKRALTVRELVEGARAGEPAARQVIDGLGHYLGIAVAGLLNLLNPAIVVLGGEISLVGDLLLDPLRASVRKRALSTSMAETRIVTSALGDRAIAVGAATLVLQAALRDRTLFPLQHLGKSA, from the coding sequence ATGCGAGTGGGAACGGCGGTGACGACGGTCGACGCGGCGGGCATGCGCGCGCAGAACAGCAGCCTGCTGCTCAACATGATCTGGCGTGAGCGCCAGATTTCCCGGGCGGAGCTCGCCCGGAGGACGGAGCTGAGCCCGTCCACCGTCTCCGCCATCGTGGCGGACCTGGAGCGCTCCGGCCTGGTGCGCAGCATTGGCGCCGGGGTGTCCCGGGGCGGCCGTCGTCCCACCCTCATCGGCTTCTGCGATGACGCGTTCAGCCTCATTGGCGTGGAGATGGGCGCCACCCACGTGACGGCCGTGCTCACCGACCTGCGCGGCCGGGTGCGCGCCCACCGTCACGCCAACCACGCCGTCCGCGAAGACCCCAAGGGCACGCTCCAGAAGGTGCGCGAGCTGGTCCAGGAGGTCCTGGACGCCGAGCGCGTGCCGCGCCGCTCCGTGGCGGGCATGGGCATCGCCGTGCCCAGCCCCGTGCACCCGTCCGCCCCGGGCAGGCTGTCACCGCTGCTGGTGCCGGCCTGGCGGGACTACGACGTGCAGGAGGCCTTGCGGAGCGCGTTCGGCCTGCCGGTGTTCGTGGACAACGACGCGAACCTGGGCGCGCTGTCGGAGTGCTACTGGGGCGCGGGCGTCAACGGCGAGGACCTGGCGTACATCAAGCTGGCCACGGGCATCGGCTCCGGCCACATCATCCACGGCGACGTCTACCGGGGCGCGGGCGGCACCGCGGGCGAAATCAGCCACATGGCGGTGGACTCCTCCGGGCCGCAGTGCGTGTGCGGCCTGCGCGGCTGCCTCGTCACGCTCATCGGGTCCGCGGCGCTGCTGGAGCGGGCGCGGGAGCTGCTGGGCCGCAAGGACAAGCGCGCCCTCACGGTGCGCGAGTTGGTGGAGGGCGCGCGGGCGGGTGAGCCGGCCGCGCGTCAGGTCATCGACGGGCTCGGGCACTACCTGGGCATCGCCGTGGCCGGCCTGCTGAACCTGCTCAACCCCGCCATCGTCGTGCTCGGCGGCGAAATCTCGCTGGTGGGAGACCTGCTGCTGGACCCGCTCCGCGCCTCGGTGCGCAAGCGGGCGCTGTCCACCTCCATGGCGGAGACGCGCATCGTCACCTCCGCGCTGGGAGACCGCGCCATCGCCGTGGGCGCGGCCACCCTGGTGCTCCAGGCCGCGCTGAGAGACAGGACCCTCTTCCCCCTTCAACACCTAGGCAAATCCGCATGA
- the ptsP gene encoding phosphoenolpyruvate--protein phosphotransferase: MSSQATPTLRLSGIGASPGVAVGHAFILDRKRIRTPKLRLAEAEVEPERMRMKTAIDLSDRQLAELKEQITRTEGSDHALILEAHRLMLHDPMLVDEVNRLIIEDRINAEWAVRRVARKIKHLFDNIPDEYFRERRSDVDYVADRIIRNLMGQVVDEEVEVPAEAIVVAHDLSPADAALMARSGRVAGFVTDLGGQTSHTAIVARARETPAVVGAGRASEQISPGDLVAMDGIRGVVLVNPSDEQIAVFREEQRRHQESERLALATKDLPAISTDGFQIRLNGNIEFLEEIPSLLAHGAEGIGLYRTEFMFLDRKTAPTEEEHYRAYRQVLEAMGGRPVTIRTLDLGGDKVPGKTKHEKEPNPAMGLRAIRYCLSNRELFRTQLRALLRASVHGNLRLMFPLICGVSELREARAELESCRTELGRAGVPVGKRFPVGIMVETPSAATIADRLAQEADFFSVGTNDLIQYSLAIDRQNREVAYLYRPLHLSVLRQLRGIVDAARAANIPVSMCGEMAGDPLYTLVLLALGFDELSMTSGQIPVVKRFLRRVSRADAMDLLQNAMELTTAEEIERYVRTEMDRRFSETMEPGAPGVGNVEPADHEPSGRNTA, translated from the coding sequence GTGAGCAGCCAGGCCACCCCCACTCTGAGGTTATCGGGCATCGGCGCCTCGCCCGGCGTGGCGGTGGGGCACGCCTTCATCCTGGACCGCAAGCGCATCCGCACCCCCAAGCTGCGGCTGGCGGAGGCGGAGGTCGAGCCCGAGCGGATGCGGATGAAGACCGCCATCGACCTGTCCGACCGTCAGCTCGCCGAGCTGAAGGAGCAGATTACGCGCACCGAGGGCAGCGACCACGCCCTCATCCTCGAGGCGCACCGGCTGATGCTCCACGACCCCATGCTCGTGGACGAGGTGAACCGGCTCATCATCGAGGACCGCATCAACGCCGAGTGGGCCGTCCGGCGCGTGGCGCGCAAAATCAAGCACCTGTTCGACAACATCCCGGACGAGTACTTCCGCGAGCGCCGCTCGGACGTGGACTACGTCGCCGACCGCATCATCCGCAACCTGATGGGGCAGGTGGTGGACGAGGAGGTGGAGGTCCCCGCCGAGGCCATCGTCGTGGCGCACGACTTGTCCCCCGCGGACGCGGCGCTGATGGCGCGCAGCGGCCGGGTGGCCGGCTTCGTGACGGACCTGGGCGGCCAGACGAGCCACACCGCCATCGTCGCCCGCGCGCGGGAGACGCCCGCGGTGGTGGGCGCCGGCCGGGCCAGCGAGCAGATTTCGCCGGGCGACCTGGTGGCCATGGACGGCATCCGGGGCGTGGTGCTGGTGAACCCCTCGGACGAGCAGATCGCCGTCTTCCGCGAGGAGCAGCGCCGCCACCAGGAGAGCGAGCGGCTGGCGCTGGCCACCAAGGACTTGCCGGCCATCAGCACCGACGGCTTCCAGATTCGCCTCAACGGCAACATCGAGTTCCTGGAGGAAATCCCGTCACTGCTGGCGCACGGCGCGGAGGGCATTGGCCTGTACCGCACCGAGTTCATGTTCCTGGACCGGAAGACGGCGCCCACCGAGGAGGAGCACTACCGCGCCTACCGCCAGGTGCTGGAGGCCATGGGCGGCCGCCCCGTCACCATCCGCACGTTGGATTTGGGCGGCGACAAGGTGCCCGGCAAGACGAAGCACGAGAAGGAACCCAACCCGGCCATGGGCCTGCGGGCCATCCGCTACTGCCTGTCCAACCGGGAGCTGTTCCGCACCCAGCTCCGCGCCCTGCTGCGCGCCAGCGTGCACGGCAACCTGCGGCTGATGTTCCCCCTCATCTGCGGCGTGAGCGAGCTGCGCGAGGCCCGCGCCGAGCTGGAGTCCTGCCGCACGGAGCTGGGCCGCGCCGGGGTGCCCGTGGGCAAGCGCTTCCCCGTGGGCATCATGGTGGAGACGCCCAGCGCGGCCACCATCGCCGACCGGCTGGCCCAGGAGGCGGACTTCTTCTCGGTGGGGACCAACGACCTCATCCAGTACTCGCTGGCCATCGACCGCCAGAATCGCGAGGTGGCCTACCTCTACCGGCCCCTCCACCTCTCCGTGCTCCGGCAACTGCGCGGCATCGTCGACGCGGCCCGGGCCGCCAACATCCCCGTGTCCATGTGTGGGGAGATGGCGGGGGACCCGCTCTACACGCTGGTGCTGCTGGCGCTGGGCTTCGACGAGCTGTCCATGACGTCGGGCCAGATTCCGGTGGTGAAGCGCTTCCTGCGCCGGGTGAGCCGCGCGGACGCCATGGACTTGCTGCAGAACGCCATGGAGCTGACCACCGCGGAGGAAATCGAGCGCTACGTGCGCACGGAGATGGACCGCCGCTTCAGTGAGACGATGGAGCCGGGCGCGCCGGGTGTAGGGAACGTGGAGCCCGCGGACCACGAGCCCTCGGGGCGGAACACGGCCTGA
- a CDS encoding HPr family phosphocarrier protein: protein MASVVEGTYEIINALGLHARAAAQMVKVANRFKSEVTIEAQGQRANAKSIMGVLMLAAAQGTQVKLTCKGDDADACLQELAKLIGDRFGEAQ from the coding sequence ATGGCAAGCGTGGTCGAAGGGACGTACGAGATCATCAACGCGCTGGGGCTGCACGCCCGGGCCGCGGCGCAGATGGTCAAGGTGGCCAACCGGTTCAAGAGCGAGGTCACCATCGAAGCCCAGGGACAGCGGGCCAATGCCAAATCCATCATGGGCGTGCTGATGCTCGCGGCCGCCCAGGGCACCCAGGTGAAGCTCACCTGCAAGGGCGACGACGCGGACGCCTGCCTCCAGGAGCTGGCGAAGCTCATTGGAGACCGTTTCGGCGAGGCGCAGTGA